The following is a genomic window from bacterium.
GGCTACCCGCGTCGGCGTCGGAACGTGCGAGGCAGGTTCGAGTCCACCCAGCCACTCGATGATTGCGAACTTCTACCCGCCCGAAGATCGGGCGACGGCCATCTTCGCAACCGGTGCGAATATGGGCATTCTCGTGGGATTCTTGACGGGAGGCTGGATCAGCCAACTCCATGGCTGGCGCGCGGCCTTTTTCATCGCGGGCTTGCCGGGACTGCTCCTTGCGGTATGGGTCCGCTTCAGCTTGCGCGAGCCACCACGCGGACACTCCGAAGCCCGCACCTCTGAAGCAACTGATCAGGCGGCGCCATCTGTTTGGACGGCGTTCGCATTCATGCGGAACCGGCGCTCACTTCGGCACATCGTCATCGGCACTACCCTCAACTGATTCGTCGGCTACGGGGCAGTGGCCTGGTTACCGGCCTTCCTGGCGTGCTCGTTCAGCATGAGCGCGGGCTCGATCGGCACCTGGCTGGCACTGATCATCGGGATTGCGGGCGGCGCGGGTACCTTCCTCGGCGGTTGCTACGGGGACCGCTTGGCGCGACGGGGCGTGCGCTGGAGCCGAGGTTCAGCCCGGAATCCCTACGCTACGTCTCTTTTGCTCTTGGGCTTTGTGAACATCTGGGCGGCCGCGCACTTTTTCTGGGTGCGCGAACGCTCGCATAGGATCTCGCGCGCGCGGAGTGATCAGCGCCCTGCCCCGAGCCATCAATGAGCTTCAGAAATTCTCTTTTCGCCGAAATCGGCGAACTCTCGCATGCCGAGACATCTCCACCTGCTCCCAATTCGAAGCAGGGATCGATAGACGGCACAGATTCGTCATTATGCGACTCTTCGCCGATTTCGACCAAACTCCGACTCCGGAGAGAGCAACGAATTTCAAGCCACTGCAGACCCAACACAGGAGCGCGTATTCCACCTTCTCGATCGACTAGCCGCAATACTTTCGCGTGACTCCGCTCGCGTGCTTGAGCTATAAGAACTTCAAGTTGAAAACCGGTTCAAGCCATTCGGATTCGGAGCCGTGCACTTGTCACATGATGTGCTCGCGCCAGTACTCGTAGAAGGGGTCTCGAAGACGTACGAACGTTCGGGACTGCGTGTCGCAGCGCTATCCGACGTCACGCTACGAGTTCCCGCGGGCGAATTCCTGGTCGTTCGCGGCCGAAGCGGCAGCGGGAAGACTACCCTGCTCGAACTGATCGCCGGAATGCTGGAGCCGAGCGACGGAAAGGTGATCGTCGCAGGTACCGAAATCGGAAACCTGTCCGTCGACGAGCGCGCGCTCTTCCGACGGCGAAACATTGGCGTCATCTACCAGTTCTTCAACCTCGTACCCACGCTGAGCGTGGATCACAACATCGCATTGCCGTTGCTCCTGGACGGAGCTCGAATGAAGACCGTCAGAGGACGCGTCGCGGAGTTGATGGATCGACTTGGAATTTGGGATCTAGCCGCAAGAGACGTTGATGAACTGTCCGGCGGCGAGATGCAACGGGTCGCCATCGCAAGGTCACTGATTATCGATCCCGTATTGATCCTCGCAGATGAACCAACGGGTAATCTGGACTCCAGGACAGGCAGTGATGTTCTCTCGCTCTTCTCTGAAATCAATCGAAAGGGTGATACGACGATTGTCATGATGACGCACGACCCGGAAGCCACGGGTTGCGCAGATCGCGTAGTCGTACTCGGTGACGGTCGAGTTGAAAGAGATTCCGCCGATCGGTCGGACTTTTGATCGGCGAGCGTTCGGGATTGCCGATTGGAGTATTGCTGAGCCTCAACGCAAATCTGCGTTCAAATCTGGCCTTTGCCCTGGCCACGATCGCGTCGATCGCTGCGAGCGTGGCCCTGGCCACTGGAATGGAAATGACGTCACGCACTGCTCGGGTCAACCTGGACCGATCCGCGAAAGCGCTGGCGGGAGAATCGAAGATCGAGCTGGTTTCGGGACTCGTAGGAATCCCCGAGAAGGCGTTGGAGATCGCGGCCGCAACGCCCGGCGTAGCGTTGGCGTCGCCACTTTTCGAAGCGACATTCACTCTTGCTTCGGACGGAACACCGATCCGCATTCTCGGCCTGGACCTTGTCGCAGAAAAGGAGTTGCGAGAATACGAGATCGAGCGCGCAGGCGTTCGGATACGCGATCCACTTCGCCTGCTCGCACGGCCGGAGTCGATCATCATCACGCAACCGCTCTCGGTGCTGGCCGGTCTCGAACTTGGCGACAAGATGCCCGTGTTATTCGAAGGGCGCTCCATTGAACTCGTCGTGGAAGGCATGCTTCGGCCGGGTGGCGTTGCGGATGCATTCGCCGGGCAGGTCGGTGTCATGGATGTCTATTCACTGGCACATATCGTAGGACGGGAAGGATGGTTCGATCGAATCGATATCGTCCCGGAGCAGGGGGTTTCCCCGGCATCCCTGATCGAAGAACTCGATCGCCAGCTGGGCGGAATCGCCGAGGTTCGCCTCACGTCCAGCAGCGAGGATTGGCGGACGAGAACGGCTTCGGCGATCAGACTAACCGCACTCATCGCCTCAGCAGTTGCCGGTGCGGCGGCCTGCATTCTCTGTTATTCGGCGATCTCACTCTCGGTATCTCGGCGCTACCGGGAACTGGAGGTCCTACGCGCCCTGGGCTGCACCAGGAAGTTCATCCGGGGACTCCTCTGGGCGGACTGCATCGCGTTTTCCATTGTCGGCGTTGCAATCGGCCTCTTCCTCGGATTGATCGTCGCTCAACTGGTCGCAGGTTCGGTCTCGATCCTGGCAGAAAACCACGACAGCCTTCAGGAGAGTGACATCTACCCCAACTGGGCCACGGCCCTGGTCGCTCTCGCAGTTGGGCTCGGAGCGTCGATCGCGGGTCTCCTCTCGTCCATCCGGGCGGCTTCCAGCAATACCGAGAGCCGAGCAGGCACCGTGCGCCTGTTCCGAAACCTCGCTCGCGCTGCTTCTTCCCTGGCACCCGGGATTGGCCACCTGGTGGGTTCTGGTCTGGCGTCGCGCCCGCGAACCGCGGCTCTCACCGGCCTATCGCTCGCGGCAGTCGCAGTCGCCATCGTGATCATCTCCACACTGACGGAGAGTTTCGGCGAGAGCCTTGCGAGGCATGCCGTCGGACGATTTCCAGAGGCCATCTACGTCACCGCGGGAACTCCGTTCGAAGCTAGCCATCTAGACCACATATCCGGTCCTGGCGTTGAAGCTATCGAAAATAGTCCTCAGGTCAGAAAGCTTGCTCCCGTGTACGCCGCGACGTTGCTCTACGAGGGCCAGGAGGTTCGCCTGTCGGCCGAATCGCTCGACAACTCGTCCGCGCTCAAAGGGAATCGCGCTGAATGCGCGCGGGCGGGACTCGGCGCGGAACGCGTCGGAGTCTCCTTCG
Proteins encoded in this region:
- a CDS encoding ABC transporter permease, with amino-acid sequence MPIGVLLSLNANLRSNLAFALATIASIAASVALATGMEMTSRTARVNLDRSAKALAGESKIELVSGLVGIPEKALEIAAATPGVALASPLFEATFTLASDGTPIRILGLDLVAEKELREYEIERAGVRIRDPLRLLARPESIIITQPLSVLAGLELGDKMPVLFEGRSIELVVEGMLRPGGVADAFAGQVGVMDVYSLAHIVGREGWFDRIDIVPEQGVSPASLIEELDRQLGGIAEVRLTSSSEDWRTRTASAIRLTALIASAVAGAAACILCYSAISLSVSRRYRELEVLRALGCTRKFIRGLLWADCIAFSIVGVAIGLFLGLIVAQLVAGSVSILAENHDSLQESDIYPNWATALVALAVGLGASIAGLLSSIRAASSNTESRAGTVRLFRNLARAASSLAPGIGHLVGSGLASRPRTAALTGLSLAAVAVAIVIISTLTESFGESLARHAVGRFPEAIYVTAGTPFEASHLDHISGPGVEAIENSPQVRKLAPVYAATLLYEGQEVRLSAESLDNSSALKGNRAECARAGLGAERVGVSFAFSRRFDIAIGDSVTLKTPQGVRDYHVVCRSRAFAGPSGEILMDSSTYIDLWKPRGMLFMVVWPVNSIDELIVDLRARTAGVQPLFFVDAAALREFANKAVSRFDGTRYTISSLALVLGGIAVANSLIGISAARRREFVLLVTAGATSSQITAIVLSDGLLLATGGLVTGVPLGLILSVPLSNVVGSAFGWPLTPYVDPMGIAAIVGATFAIVTLASIPAAVLTRREL
- a CDS encoding MFS transporter, yielding MAWLPAFLACSFSMSAGSIGTWLALIIGIAGGAGTFLGGCYGDRLARRGVRWSRGSARNPYATSLLLLGFVNIWAAAHFFWVRERSHRISRARSDQRPAPSHQ
- a CDS encoding ABC transporter ATP-binding protein, which translates into the protein MHLSHDVLAPVLVEGVSKTYERSGLRVAALSDVTLRVPAGEFLVVRGRSGSGKTTLLELIAGMLEPSDGKVIVAGTEIGNLSVDERALFRRRNIGVIYQFFNLVPTLSVDHNIALPLLLDGARMKTVRGRVAELMDRLGIWDLAARDVDELSGGEMQRVAIARSLIIDPVLILADEPTGNLDSRTGSDVLSLFSEINRKGDTTIVMMTHDPEATGCADRVVVLGDGRVERDSADRSDF
- a CDS encoding MFS transporter; the protein is MLCETARNSLQLAATRVGVGTCEAGSSPPSHSMIANFYPPEDRATAIFATGANMGILVGFLTGGWISQLHGWRAAFFIAGLPGLLLAVWVRFSLREPPRGHSEARTSEATDQAAPSVWTAFAFMRNRRSLRHIVIGTTLN